Proteins encoded by one window of Ignavibacteriota bacterium:
- a CDS encoding ammonium transporter: MVIDTGNTGFMLLCSSLVMLMTPGLAFFYGGLVGRKNVLTIMIQSFVSMGWTTVLWFLFGYSLCFSGDVGGIIGNLDMAFLRGVDLNTPSPINDGIPLLVFIAYQMMFAIITPALITGAFTNRVTFKAYMWFLTGWLIFVYFPFVHMVWGGGFLQQWGVLDFAGGIVVHNIAGMAALASVLFVGRRKVVDHGPHSIPLVALGTGLLWFGWYGFNAGSEFRVDAVTASAFLNTDVAASFAAVTWLLMDWILAKKPKFVGLLTGAVAGLATITPAAGFVSPTTAVIIGIIAGIVCYGAVMLKNKLQLDDALDVWGVHGVGGMLGVILLGVFASTSFNPAGVEGLLGGNTSFFLKQLAAVAISSVWAFAFTYGMLWLINKVTPVRVESGDETSGLDESLHGEIAYLEDR; this comes from the coding sequence ATGGTCATTGACACCGGGAATACCGGCTTCATGCTGTTATGCAGCAGTCTGGTCATGCTCATGACCCCGGGACTCGCCTTTTTCTACGGCGGCCTCGTCGGACGCAAGAACGTCCTCACAATCATGATTCAAAGTTTCGTTTCGATGGGATGGACCACGGTCCTGTGGTTCCTCTTCGGCTATTCGCTGTGTTTCAGCGGCGATGTCGGCGGCATCATCGGAAATCTCGACATGGCCTTCCTTCGCGGAGTGGATCTGAACACACCCTCCCCCATCAACGACGGCATTCCTCTTTTGGTATTCATTGCGTATCAGATGATGTTCGCCATCATCACGCCGGCCCTCATCACCGGCGCCTTCACAAATCGTGTCACGTTCAAGGCCTACATGTGGTTCCTCACCGGTTGGCTGATTTTTGTGTACTTCCCCTTCGTTCACATGGTGTGGGGCGGCGGCTTCCTGCAGCAGTGGGGTGTTCTCGATTTTGCCGGCGGTATCGTGGTGCATAACATCGCCGGCATGGCGGCGCTCGCCTCCGTGCTTTTTGTGGGCCGCAGAAAGGTTGTGGACCACGGTCCGCACAGCATCCCCCTCGTGGCGCTCGGCACCGGACTCCTCTGGTTCGGCTGGTACGGTTTTAACGCGGGCAGCGAATTCCGCGTCGACGCCGTCACCGCAAGCGCCTTCCTCAACACCGACGTCGCGGCCTCGTTCGCCGCGGTCACCTGGCTGTTGATGGATTGGATACTGGCGAAAAAACCCAAGTTTGTCGGCCTCCTCACGGGCGCCGTGGCAGGACTCGCGACCATCACGCCGGCGGCCGGCTTTGTGTCCCCCACCACCGCGGTGATCATCGGCATCATCGCCGGTATCGTCTGTTACGGCGCGGTCATGCTGAAAAACAAACTGCAGCTCGACGACGCGCTCGACGTGTGGGGCGTGCACGGTGTGGGCGGCATGCTGGGCGTCATTCTCCTTGGCGTTTTTGCATCCACGTCGTTTAATCCCGCGGGCGTCGAAGGACTGCTCGGCGGCAACACCTCGTTCTTCCTGAAGCAGCTCGCGGCCGTCGCGATATCGTCCGTGTGGGCCTTCGCCTTCACGTACGGCATGCTGTGGCTGATCAACAAGGTCACCCCCGTCCGTGTGGAGAGCGGTGACGAAACCAGCGGCCTCGACGAATCGCTGCACGGCGAGATCGCCTATCTCGAAGACCGATAA